Proteins from a genomic interval of Polaribacter sp. Q13:
- a CDS encoding sensor histidine kinase, with translation MKLSLNKSYIVFNLIGWLLLFTATLAGPKIFLSEEVLANERVLYYWLETVACAVLAFTLSFIISIFIDDKINFNNNWKRITWKIFIIFSIVQALYTLFIWPILDFVQECTKYESDVVMGLVGKIYNVFYFATLFVIWLFVFLTIKIFHQLKTVQLKKLQLETNLKESQLNTLKGQINPHFMFNSLNNIRGLMLEDVDKARNMLTSLSETLRYSLTKSDVNSISLEDELEMVENYIAISKIQFENRLQFETHIDQESLSKQIPPMIIQMLIENALKHGISNLKNGGIVSLSTTIKGTQLQIEVINSGTLQKSKNSTQLGLKNIKKRLALLYGEAATFNLRENKNQVVATIKIPLI, from the coding sequence ATGAAATTATCTCTAAATAAATCTTATATAGTATTCAATCTCATTGGATGGCTCCTTTTGTTTACAGCAACATTAGCCGGTCCAAAAATATTTCTTTCAGAAGAAGTATTGGCTAACGAGCGTGTCTTATATTATTGGTTAGAAACTGTTGCGTGTGCAGTTCTGGCTTTTACGTTATCGTTTATAATCTCTATTTTTATTGATGATAAAATTAATTTTAATAACAACTGGAAAAGGATTACTTGGAAAATTTTTATAATTTTTTCAATTGTTCAAGCATTATATACCTTGTTTATATGGCCTATATTAGATTTTGTTCAAGAATGTACAAAGTATGAATCTGATGTGGTTATGGGTTTAGTTGGTAAAATATATAATGTTTTTTACTTTGCAACCTTATTTGTTATCTGGCTTTTTGTTTTTTTAACCATTAAGATTTTCCATCAATTAAAAACAGTACAATTAAAAAAACTTCAACTAGAAACAAATCTAAAAGAGTCTCAGTTAAACACCTTAAAAGGACAAATAAATCCACATTTTATGTTTAACAGTTTAAACAATATTCGTGGGCTCATGTTAGAAGATGTAGATAAAGCTAGAAATATGCTTACAAGCCTATCAGAAACTTTACGATACTCTTTAACAAAAAGTGATGTAAATTCTATTTCATTAGAAGATGAATTAGAAATGGTTGAAAATTATATCGCTATTTCTAAAATTCAATTTGAAAATCGTTTACAATTTGAAACACATATTGATCAAGAGTCTTTAAGTAAACAAATTCCGCCCATGATTATTCAAATGTTAATAGAAAATGCACTGAAACACGGAATATCTAATTTAAAAAATGGAGGTATAGTAAGTTTATCAACCACCATAAAAGGTACTCAATTACAAATAGAAGTAATAAATTCTGGAACACTACAAAAAAGTAAAAACAGTACGCAATTAGGCTTAAAAAACATTAAAAAAAGATTAGCCCTACTTTATGGAGAAGCTGCAACTTTTAATTTAAGAGAAAATAAAAATCAAGTGGTTGCTACGATTAAAATTCCATTGATATGA
- a CDS encoding short chain dehydrogenase produces the protein MKILIIGGNGTIGKRVVFHFKEKNEIIIAGRTNGEVLVDIADSKSIKSMFEKIGRLDAIICFAGEAKWDDFDKLTEDDYYIGLKSKLMGQVNLVRIGQNYLNPNGSITLSTGILADDPVVKTASASMVNGGIHSFVKAVALEIENGIRVNVVSSGMVEDAYEKYKDYFPGHNPIPMKKVVNGYVRSVNGKGNGEIIRIYD, from the coding sequence ATGAAAATTTTAATAATTGGAGGAAATGGAACTATCGGAAAAAGGGTAGTTTTCCATTTTAAAGAAAAGAACGAAATAATAATTGCTGGACGAACCAATGGAGAAGTGTTAGTAGATATTGCTGATAGCAAGTCAATAAAATCTATGTTTGAAAAGATTGGAAGGTTAGATGCTATTATATGCTTCGCAGGCGAGGCAAAATGGGATGATTTTGATAAACTTACCGAAGACGATTATTATATAGGACTGAAAAGTAAACTAATGGGACAAGTTAATCTTGTTCGTATTGGACAAAATTATTTAAACCCAAATGGTTCAATAACTTTATCTACAGGAATTTTGGCAGATGACCCGGTTGTAAAAACGGCGAGTGCATCAATGGTAAATGGCGGAATTCATAGTTTTGTAAAAGCGGTTGCACTTGAAATTGAAAATGGAATTAGAGTAAATGTGGTTTCTTCGGGAATGGTCGAAGATGCTTATGAAAAGTACAAAGACTATTTTCCAGGACACAATCCGATACCAATGAAAAAAGTAGTTAACGGATATGTAAGAAGTGTAAACGGAAAAGGAAATGGTGAAATAATTAGAATTTACGACTGA
- a CDS encoding NAD(P)/FAD-dependent oxidoreductase has product MNKKENNWILCKNCKGTGKIRKSLPKKVRLNYKFLLEQFKKSNGEGTAPIRPLGQLQNCLNCKGSGIIASNNLPIADTENYPHVAIIGGGIGGIALAVACLHRGIPFTLYERDINFDARSQGYGLTLQQASKAMAGLGILSIKEGITSTKHVVHTTDGKIIGEWGIRKWGRSDTKASPKHTNIHIARQSLRLTLLEQLGGLDKVKWGHQFINYNESDNEGVSLKFQVNDEIKYAKADLIVGADGIRSTVRNQLIDEEVTPLRYLGCIVILGICPLKNLKDIESPLLDSATVFQTANGNERIYMMPFNSDTIMWQLSFPISEKEAKELNLKGAKALKEEACFRTQWHKPIPQIVKATNKANISGYPVYDRELLKPEMLEKVAKVTLLGDAAHPMSPFKGQGANQALLDALSLAREISKENSSLSRWKEIGIRKSVLTAFEAEMIARSATKVKSSAEAAELLHSEIVLQEGNGPRGKYRKKKEA; this is encoded by the coding sequence GTGAATAAGAAAGAGAATAATTGGATTCTTTGTAAGAATTGTAAAGGCACAGGAAAAATAAGGAAAAGTCTTCCTAAAAAAGTACGACTCAACTACAAATTTTTATTAGAACAATTTAAAAAATCCAATGGAGAAGGAACCGCTCCAATTCGACCTCTAGGTCAACTACAAAACTGTTTAAATTGTAAAGGATCAGGAATTATAGCATCTAACAATCTACCTATTGCAGACACAGAAAACTATCCGCACGTTGCCATTATTGGAGGTGGAATTGGAGGTATTGCACTAGCAGTAGCTTGTTTGCATCGCGGAATACCTTTTACGCTTTATGAACGAGATATTAACTTCGATGCTCGTTCTCAGGGTTACGGTCTCACACTACAACAAGCAAGTAAAGCTATGGCCGGTTTAGGTATTCTTTCTATAAAAGAAGGAATCACTTCTACCAAGCATGTGGTGCACACTACAGATGGAAAAATTATTGGGGAATGGGGCATTAGAAAATGGGGAAGATCAGACACAAAAGCATCACCAAAACATACTAATATACATATTGCTAGACAATCTTTGCGCCTAACATTACTAGAACAACTTGGTGGACTTGATAAAGTAAAATGGGGACATCAATTCATAAATTATAATGAATCTGATAACGAAGGAGTAAGTCTAAAATTTCAAGTGAACGACGAAATAAAATATGCCAAGGCAGATCTTATAGTTGGAGCTGATGGAATTCGTAGTACGGTAAGAAATCAACTTATTGATGAAGAGGTAACTCCTTTACGTTACTTAGGTTGTATTGTAATTCTAGGCATTTGTCCTCTTAAGAATTTAAAAGATATTGAAAGCCCTTTATTAGATTCAGCCACCGTGTTTCAAACAGCAAATGGTAATGAACGCATCTACATGATGCCGTTTAATTCAGATACCATCATGTGGCAACTTAGTTTTCCTATATCAGAAAAAGAAGCTAAAGAACTCAATTTAAAAGGAGCGAAAGCACTAAAAGAAGAAGCGTGTTTTAGAACGCAGTGGCACAAGCCTATTCCGCAGATTGTAAAAGCAACCAACAAAGCAAATATTTCTGGATATCCTGTGTATGACCGGGAATTACTAAAACCTGAAATGCTAGAAAAAGTAGCAAAAGTTACATTATTAGGAGACGCCGCTCATCCAATGAGTCCATTTAAAGGTCAAGGTGCAAACCAGGCTTTGTTGGATGCATTATCACTGGCAAGAGAAATATCAAAAGAAAACAGTTCTTTATCCCGATGGAAAGAAATAGGAATACGGAAAAGTGTATTAACTGCCTTTGAGGCAGAAATGATAGCACGGAGCGCTACCAAAGTAAAGAGTTCTGCTGAAGCTGCTGAATTATTGCATTCAGAAATTGTACTTCAAGAAGGTAATGGTCCGAGAGGAAAGTATCGAAAAAAAAAGGAAGCATAG
- a CDS encoding family 43 glycosylhydrolase yields the protein MKLLKIKKNSYLLLGLIFLISCQKTQKETFKFTKTENPFIKHMYTADPSARVFKDKLYVYTSHDEDTATYFNMIDWHVFSTENMVDWEDHGAVLTLDDIKWAKKWAWAPDAISRNGKYYFYYPVERSKIGVAISDSPTGPFTDKLGKPLIDNTNQIEKIGPEPIDPALLIHNNQAYMYFGCRELRVVKLKENMMEIDGDVMKLEIKGIENDKQNDGGFYGEGPWIFEREGKFYFMYSNGWGKKSTLVYAMSDNPLGPFEFIGEVVDPVNSPTSHGSITKFKNEWYLFYHNKTLSNNKYRRSVCFDKITFDSNGKINKLKLN from the coding sequence ATGAAGTTGCTAAAAATCAAAAAAAACTCGTACTTATTATTAGGTCTTATCTTTTTAATTAGTTGTCAGAAAACACAAAAGGAAACCTTTAAATTTACAAAAACAGAAAATCCTTTTATTAAACATATGTATACTGCAGATCCTTCTGCAAGAGTTTTTAAAGATAAATTATATGTATACACGTCTCATGATGAAGATACTGCAACCTATTTTAACATGATAGATTGGCATGTTTTTTCAACCGAAAACATGGTAGATTGGGAAGATCATGGTGCAGTCTTAACGCTAGATGATATTAAATGGGCAAAAAAGTGGGCTTGGGCTCCAGATGCAATCAGCCGAAATGGAAAATATTATTTTTATTACCCTGTTGAACGTTCCAAAATTGGAGTTGCAATTAGCGATTCTCCTACCGGACCGTTTACTGACAAATTAGGAAAACCACTTATTGACAATACAAATCAAATAGAAAAAATAGGTCCAGAACCAATTGACCCCGCATTATTAATTCACAACAATCAAGCATACATGTACTTTGGATGTCGAGAATTACGTGTTGTAAAATTGAAAGAAAATATGATGGAAATTGATGGTGATGTAATGAAGTTGGAGATTAAAGGAATTGAAAATGATAAACAAAATGATGGAGGTTTTTACGGTGAAGGCCCTTGGATCTTTGAAAGAGAAGGTAAATTTTATTTTATGTATTCTAATGGTTGGGGCAAAAAAAGCACCTTAGTTTATGCAATGTCAGACAATCCTTTAGGTCCTTTTGAATTTATTGGCGAAGTTGTAGATCCGGTAAACTCGCCAACTTCTCATGGTTCAATAACCAAATTTAAAAATGAATGGTATTTATTTTATCATAATAAAACACTATCAAACAACAAATATCGTAGATCTGTTTGTTTTGATAAAATTACGTTTGATTCCAATGGAAAAATAAACAAATTAAAACTGAATTAG
- a CDS encoding class I SAM-dependent methyltransferase encodes MKKKTLISKELENFYNKASEETRLEKGMGIFEFERIKELIQQHISKPNSTIIDVGGGTGKYSEWLAKNNHTVHLVEPVLKHIKFAEKRAKKLKNPFSVAIGEAKKLPFKDNVADLVILHGPLYHLQKREDRVAAILEAKRVLKKGGIILGFAINATASTVVGLMNGMIHANSFFDMCKKELTTGVHDAPKDFPFLLADAFYHKPEGLKAEFLEQNLNFINLFAVEGMIWLDNEYFANMLNKKKSKTLKALQTLTQNDEYLLPFSPHMMIAVSK; translated from the coding sequence GTGAAAAAGAAAACTCTTATCAGTAAAGAATTAGAAAACTTTTACAACAAAGCTTCAGAAGAAACCAGACTAGAAAAAGGAATGGGAATTTTTGAGTTTGAACGTATAAAAGAACTCATACAACAACATATTTCTAAGCCAAATAGCACCATTATTGATGTTGGTGGTGGAACAGGAAAATATTCTGAATGGCTGGCAAAAAACAACCACACTGTTCATTTGGTAGAGCCAGTTTTAAAACACATAAAATTTGCAGAAAAAAGAGCTAAGAAACTAAAGAACCCTTTTTCTGTTGCCATAGGCGAAGCTAAAAAATTACCTTTTAAAGACAATGTTGCCGATTTAGTAATTTTACACGGACCTTTATATCACTTACAAAAAAGAGAAGATAGAGTCGCTGCTATTTTGGAAGCCAAAAGAGTATTAAAAAAAGGCGGAATTATATTAGGTTTTGCAATTAATGCAACCGCTTCTACCGTGGTTGGTTTAATGAACGGAATGATTCACGCAAATTCATTTTTTGATATGTGCAAAAAAGAACTTACCACAGGAGTTCATGATGCACCAAAAGACTTTCCTTTTTTATTAGCAGATGCTTTTTACCATAAACCAGAAGGCTTAAAAGCTGAGTTTTTAGAACAAAACCTCAACTTTATAAATCTTTTTGCTGTAGAAGGAATGATTTGGTTAGACAATGAATATTTTGCAAACATGTTAAATAAGAAGAAATCGAAGACTTTAAAAGCGCTACAAACTCTTACTCAAAATGATGAATATTTGTTGCCTTTTAGTCCACATATGATGATTGCTGTTAGTAAATAA
- a CDS encoding dienelactone hydrolase family protein, whose product MAALKKEDISQEVFDLYDDYAHNKIDRKDFLKKLSLFAVGAITLPALLSFISPNYVDAILVQPTDPRLKSETINYASPKGGLKMTGLLSIPKDVTTKLPGIIVVHENRGLNPYIKDVARRAALEDFITLAPDALSPMGGYPGNDDDGRNMQKKRDQGEMLEDFIAGYHYLKSHKDCNGKVAVVGFCFGGWIANMMAVKLPDLAAAVPYYGRQPKKEDAAKIKAPLLLQYAGLDKRVNEGWPEFDKVLTENNIEHEAHFYPDVNHGFHNNTTPRYDEAAADLSWKRTIDFFNKHLKE is encoded by the coding sequence ATGGCAGCACTTAAAAAAGAAGATATTAGTCAAGAAGTATTTGATTTGTATGATGATTATGCACACAACAAAATAGACCGAAAAGATTTTCTAAAAAAACTTTCTTTATTTGCTGTTGGTGCTATTACATTACCTGCTTTATTAAGTTTTATTTCTCCGAATTATGTAGATGCTATTTTAGTACAACCTACAGATCCAAGATTAAAATCAGAAACCATAAACTACGCCTCTCCAAAAGGAGGATTAAAAATGACGGGCTTATTATCAATTCCAAAAGATGTAACAACTAAATTACCCGGAATTATAGTAGTTCATGAAAACAGAGGCTTAAACCCGTATATAAAAGATGTTGCTAGAAGAGCTGCCTTAGAAGATTTTATAACCTTAGCACCCGATGCACTTTCTCCAATGGGAGGATATCCTGGTAATGATGATGATGGTAGAAATATGCAAAAAAAGCGAGACCAAGGTGAAATGTTAGAAGACTTTATTGCTGGCTACCATTATTTAAAATCTCACAAAGATTGCAACGGAAAAGTAGCGGTTGTAGGTTTTTGTTTTGGAGGATGGATTGCGAATATGATGGCTGTAAAATTACCAGATTTAGCGGCGGCTGTTCCGTATTACGGAAGACAACCAAAAAAAGAAGATGCAGCTAAAATTAAAGCTCCTTTATTATTACAATATGCCGGTTTAGACAAAAGAGTAAATGAAGGTTGGCCAGAATTTGATAAAGTTTTAACAGAAAATAATATTGAACACGAAGCCCATTTTTACCCAGATGTAAACCACGGGTTCCATAATAATACAACACCAAGATATGATGAAGCAGCTGCAGATTTATCTTGGAAAAGAACCATTGATTTTTTTAATAAACACTTAAAAGAATAA
- a CDS encoding sigma-70 family RNA polymerase sigma factor translates to MTTKQVWTLYSEDLKRFIISKVKDTTIADDILQDTFIKIHTKTHSLKDITKLKSWCFTVARNSILDYWKSTNKTFEIANFESESKISETIHTEKDCLRSILKNLPKKYRDPLFLSDIKGMKQQEVANELNQSLPTTKSQIQRARKLIAQGFMDCCGFVLNDDGNLVGEIKEKEDCKVCK, encoded by the coding sequence ATGACTACAAAACAAGTTTGGACTTTATATTCTGAAGATTTAAAACGATTTATTATCAGCAAAGTAAAAGATACCACTATTGCAGATGATATTTTGCAGGATACTTTTATAAAAATTCATACTAAAACACATAGCTTAAAAGATATTACAAAACTAAAATCTTGGTGTTTTACAGTGGCTAGAAATTCTATTCTAGATTACTGGAAGTCTACAAATAAAACTTTTGAAATTGCAAATTTTGAAAGTGAATCAAAAATTTCAGAAACGATTCACACAGAAAAAGACTGCTTAAGAAGTATCTTAAAAAACTTACCTAAAAAATACAGAGACCCTTTATTTCTTTCAGATATAAAAGGGATGAAACAACAAGAAGTTGCAAATGAACTTAATCAATCCTTACCAACTACAAAATCTCAAATTCAACGTGCAAGAAAATTAATTGCACAAGGTTTTATGGATTGTTGCGGTTTTGTTTTAAATGATGATGGCAATTTAGTTGGTGAAATTAAAGAAAAAGAAGATTGCAAAGTTTGTAAATAA
- a CDS encoding tetratricopeptide repeat protein: MILKKKRLWQLSFAMSLLLLFLACSKQNIIRPNIKSKLARLDTIAQTQPEDFFLELDSLLINAKDLTSLEHAMLLFKKGEVLYLNFKYQEAINTHLKAYNLFTDLKDKYNEGRCLITLSGAYLHVGDIETAQVYALKALHLSQLIEDKRIEGKAYNQLFNLHFKLKDYKKALSYINITDSLFSKEIDTTSIISIKNNKASVYLKLKEYNKALKTYSEAMALSQSIRNPVLLASVLNNIGYTYIDAVKYENAEKFLRGAATLNKNIKATNAAPYKGLGNLFLLKSKNDSAAINYKKALDIYVANKNVKDEIEVRDKLIAISIMDGDYVKALDNQIVRDSLQLNVSSLEKNRLLNFANVNYEVKKKETEINHQKEINTRNQWLLISTILLFVLLGIATAFYVYNTKLRAANKAFNLEQSLLRVQMNPHFIFNTLAAIQNITLEGNAIKSSNYIAKFSKLIRQNFDYVRKEAIPLDKEIAMISNYIETQQLRFNNVFTYALEIDDSIDVSKIQVPPMLLQPFLENAIEYGLKEKKEGGKLLLVIKKEAEELLFVILDNGVGRSAKAKEEEVTEDLHATSIFKERLKMRKKGEEKSFLLQDLFDENNNPSGTKVVFKLKI; the protein is encoded by the coding sequence ATGATTTTAAAAAAGAAAAGATTATGGCAATTAAGTTTTGCAATGTCTTTATTACTTTTGTTTTTAGCTTGTTCTAAACAAAATATTATTCGCCCGAATATAAAAAGTAAACTTGCTCGTTTAGATACTATTGCGCAAACGCAACCAGAAGATTTCTTTCTAGAATTAGATAGTTTACTCATAAATGCTAAAGACTTAACAAGCTTAGAACACGCAATGTTATTGTTTAAAAAGGGGGAAGTTTTATACCTGAATTTTAAATATCAAGAGGCAATTAATACACATTTAAAAGCGTATAATTTATTTACTGATTTAAAAGATAAGTATAATGAAGGCCGTTGTTTGATTACGTTAAGCGGAGCGTATTTGCATGTAGGCGATATTGAAACAGCACAGGTTTATGCACTTAAGGCCTTGCATTTATCACAATTAATTGAAGATAAAAGGATAGAAGGTAAAGCTTACAATCAATTATTTAATCTTCATTTTAAGTTAAAAGATTATAAAAAAGCATTGTCTTATATAAACATAACAGATAGTTTGTTTTCTAAAGAAATTGATACTACTTCTATTATTTCAATAAAAAATAACAAAGCAAGTGTTTATTTAAAGTTAAAGGAATATAACAAAGCTTTAAAAACGTATTCTGAAGCTATGGCTTTAAGTCAATCTATTCGGAACCCTGTTTTATTAGCAAGTGTTTTAAATAATATTGGTTATACTTATATTGATGCAGTGAAATATGAAAATGCAGAAAAATTTTTAAGAGGAGCCGCTACTTTAAATAAGAATATTAAAGCTACTAATGCTGCACCTTATAAAGGATTAGGGAATTTATTTTTGCTAAAATCTAAAAATGATTCAGCAGCAATTAATTATAAAAAAGCACTAGATATTTACGTTGCTAATAAAAATGTAAAAGACGAGATAGAAGTTAGGGATAAATTAATTGCTATTTCTATTATGGATGGAGATTATGTGAAAGCATTAGATAACCAGATAGTTAGAGATAGTTTGCAGTTAAATGTGAGTAGTTTAGAAAAAAACAGACTCTTAAATTTTGCAAATGTTAATTATGAAGTAAAGAAAAAGGAGACAGAAATTAATCATCAAAAAGAAATAAATACACGAAATCAATGGCTTTTAATAAGCACTATTTTGTTATTTGTATTACTTGGTATTGCAACTGCTTTTTATGTGTATAACACTAAGTTAAGAGCTGCAAATAAAGCGTTTAATTTAGAACAAAGTTTGCTGCGTGTACAAATGAATCCACATTTTATATTCAATACATTAGCAGCTATTCAGAATATAACTTTAGAAGGAAATGCTATAAAATCTTCTAATTATATTGCTAAGTTTTCTAAGTTGATAAGACAAAACTTCGATTATGTTAGAAAAGAAGCTATACCGCTTGATAAAGAAATTGCCATGATTTCTAACTATATAGAAACACAACAATTACGCTTTAATAATGTTTTTACGTATGCTCTAGAAATAGATGATTCTATTGATGTTTCTAAAATACAGGTGCCGCCAATGTTATTACAGCCATTTTTAGAAAATGCAATTGAGTATGGCTTAAAAGAAAAAAAAGAAGGTGGGAAACTTCTGCTTGTCATAAAAAAAGAAGCAGAAGAATTGCTTTTTGTTATTTTAGATAATGGAGTAGGAAGGTCTGCAAAAGCCAAAGAAGAAGAGGTAACAGAAGACCTACATGCAACATCTATTTTTAAGGAGCGTTTAAAAATGAGGAAAAAAGGCGAGGAGAAGTCATTTCTACTTCAAGATTTATTTGATGAAAACAATAATCCTTCAGGAACAAAAGTAGTATTTAAATTAAAAATTTAA
- a CDS encoding LytTR family DNA-binding domain-containing protein, giving the protein MIKAVIIEDEFNALNTLDKLITYTQKDIEVIAKIDNVTDAISFLKEETPDLVFLDIELIGGNAFQILEAIDSIDFKIIFTTAYDEFAIKAIKFDTIDYLLKPIDSEELSECIDRFRVGYKKEQVYKNALDQVSEINKKEIDKTLLIKTADAQYFLQTKDIVRCQSDGAYTVFHTVDKKIMSARNLKYYENILSEHTFVRIHQSHLVNIKHIKTINANNTVYLTNGEVIPVATRKKSYLKQVLDTL; this is encoded by the coding sequence ATGATAAAAGCAGTTATAATAGAAGACGAATTTAATGCATTAAACACATTAGATAAACTAATTACCTATACTCAAAAAGACATTGAGGTTATTGCTAAAATAGATAATGTTACCGATGCTATTTCATTTTTAAAAGAGGAAACTCCAGATTTAGTTTTTTTAGATATAGAATTGATTGGTGGTAATGCTTTTCAGATATTGGAAGCGATAGATAGCATCGATTTTAAAATAATTTTTACAACAGCTTATGATGAGTTTGCAATAAAAGCGATAAAGTTTGATACCATAGATTATTTATTAAAACCGATAGATTCAGAAGAATTATCTGAATGTATAGATCGTTTTAGAGTAGGTTATAAAAAAGAACAAGTATATAAAAATGCTTTAGATCAAGTGTCTGAAATTAATAAAAAGGAAATTGATAAAACCTTATTAATAAAAACTGCGGATGCACAATATTTTCTTCAGACAAAAGACATTGTTCGTTGTCAGTCTGATGGTGCGTACACTGTTTTTCATACGGTTGATAAAAAAATAATGAGTGCTCGTAATCTAAAATACTATGAGAATATTTTAAGCGAACACACTTTTGTGCGCATACATCAATCGCATTTAGTAAATATAAAACACATAAAAACCATTAATGCTAACAACACTGTTTACTTAACAAATGGTGAAGTAATTCCTGTTGCTACTCGTAAAAAATCATACTTAAAACAAGTTTTAGATACTTTATAA
- a CDS encoding DUF6882 domain-containing protein, producing MGLKEKRIIQAFQKELFPALETEINTAAGFTVPLNISWNTLMEDRFSHLYNDTFPKIYFQPLIEAFKAICVDDMGIELLKAGLKEVVIVNENDEHNLDRAITFEEGVLKIDHSPVMNADNVDRRTARIIYLLEEKLEEFAEGTPEAATAETATSETENKQATTDEQENKVTIEELYNQSFVISTEKQEVFGEMVEGLGWTCDILEGKLTYGDDKVFDIQVLGTYSENEKSWLWAWGNTQSGIPEKFLQTALAAKTIGEAYQIEDFTTSKREFSSDPGVYFSTIISAMAKESCYVPLTFKGLTVYVTITSAEADSKARTAPALICSHFTKVAANYTFPHKYSLYFYLKGKGYEVELPGNNIVAKKGDDQILGIFDLKGRLMKISNSKITVKA from the coding sequence ATGGGACTTAAAGAAAAAAGAATTATCCAAGCATTTCAAAAAGAATTATTTCCAGCGTTAGAAACAGAAATTAATACGGCAGCAGGTTTTACCGTTCCATTAAATATTTCTTGGAACACTTTAATGGAAGATCGATTTTCTCATTTATATAATGATACGTTTCCTAAAATCTATTTTCAACCATTAATAGAAGCTTTTAAAGCTATTTGTGTTGATGATATGGGGATTGAACTTTTAAAAGCCGGATTAAAAGAAGTTGTTATCGTTAATGAAAACGACGAACATAATTTAGACCGTGCAATTACTTTTGAAGAAGGTGTTTTAAAAATTGATCACAGCCCTGTTATGAATGCCGATAATGTAGATCGTAGAACTGCTCGAATTATTTATTTATTAGAAGAAAAGTTAGAAGAATTTGCAGAAGGAACCCCAGAAGCAGCAACAGCTGAAACGGCAACATCTGAAACAGAAAACAAACAAGCAACCACAGATGAACAAGAAAATAAAGTAACTATTGAAGAATTGTACAATCAATCGTTTGTAATTTCTACCGAAAAACAAGAGGTTTTTGGAGAAATGGTAGAAGGTTTAGGTTGGACTTGTGATATCTTAGAAGGTAAATTAACGTATGGAGACGATAAAGTTTTTGATATTCAAGTTTTAGGTACTTATTCAGAAAATGAAAAAAGTTGGCTATGGGCTTGGGGAAATACACAAAGTGGTATTCCAGAAAAGTTTTTACAAACTGCTCTAGCGGCAAAAACGATAGGGGAAGCTTATCAAATTGAAGATTTTACAACATCTAAAAGAGAATTTAGTTCAGATCCTGGAGTTTATTTTTCTACAATTATTTCTGCAATGGCAAAAGAAAGCTGTTATGTGCCATTAACTTTTAAAGGCTTAACTGTTTATGTTACCATTACATCTGCCGAAGCAGATAGTAAAGCTAGAACAGCACCTGCTTTAATATGCTCTCATTTTACAAAGGTTGCTGCAAACTATACGTTTCCTCATAAATACAGTTTGTACTTTTATTTAAAAGGAAAAGGGTATGAAGTAGAATTACCAGGTAACAATATTGTTGCTAAAAAAGGGGATGATCAAATTTTAGGGATTTTCGATTTAAAAGGAAGGTTAATGAAAATTTCTAATTCAAAAATAACAGTTAAAGCCTAA